The Tripterygium wilfordii isolate XIE 37 chromosome 21, ASM1340144v1, whole genome shotgun sequence genome segment CTGCTGATAAATACAACGGGAGGTTGGATGGAAGGGTTTGACAACTGAAAGACGTAAGTTCGAAGCGTGTTGTTAAAACCGTTTCGAGGGGTGGTGTTAAAACATTTTGATGAACATGGGGTGTACCTCAAAATGATATAAACCACAGGGAGTGTTCACGACTTTTAGGCTTTTAGCCTTTTCAAAATGTTGCCATGTTGGGACATGGCAGCCCCTTGCTCTATTCTTGTCCTTCTGTTATGGTTGAAAAGAGTTCGGTATTGCTGGGATGATGCACTGAAATATtccattttattaattttttaaacataAATGAACTTATATTctgaatttaaaataaaatacagtTATTctgttttagtgtttttatcttttatgtaaaaataaatgaacTTATATTctgaatttaaaataaaaaatatatatttccacTGATTttatctttcattcttttttttttgaaaagattgTATCTTTTATTCATAAATCccagtttattttttttgacaaataaaTTCCAGTTTATTAGTTTTAAAAGATTATCAATTTAAAAGTAATTGTCGACCCCACCTACTATAAGGTCTTGGCGTAAGGTCGCGGCGGTTTTTCTTACTTCCTCGGGAAAAAGAAGGAAGGCAGTCTCAGCTTTCGGTCTCAAGTTTTCAACTTTACATCTCAATCTGGGAGATAGCAGGAGTGGCGGCGTGGGTTTTTCTCAGAGTGAATTTGGATATTGGATTCAATCTAACGCTCCAGGTAACTATTTGGGGTTTGGCCTTTTTGTTTGTTGGAGTTGAACTTCTTTTTGGATAACTGGGTTCGAGTATTTGAAGATTCAGTATGTAATTGAACTGCtttcacaaatttgaactccaaTTCGTCGTATAACTCGTTGTGGGTTGTCCTATTGTGGTCTTTGCTTGTTGAATTTGCTACCCAGAACATCcatataataaaacaataaacGAAGAAGCAGTAGATTGCCAATACGTGCAAATTTATACATTTGAACCCTTCAAATGGAATCTAGTATACAAATTTATACtgaatttttctcttttttggttTCAAGGCGAGAAGAATTTGGTTTGTGCCCAACTTATGTATTTTTGTGTCATTGAGTGTTTATTGGCAATGGTTGTGTTATAGTATCAAAATTTCCAATATTTTGTTGGGTCCATTGATATTTTCTATTATTGAATTGAAGTAGTAGTGTTGAAACTGGTCAGGTGTTGATTATAATACTCATTTAACTTTATGAAGTTATGAAGTTTTGTGGGAGAGATGATAATGATATTCAGGTGTTGAACTTAAGACATTAATTCTATCACATATAATGTTTTGGATATCCACACATCAGAACTAAAAATTTCTGAATATAATCTTATAAGATAAAGCAGGATTGAGATTGTGGTATCTGAACCTGTTTTGATAAGTTATGGACCAGTAAATTTTGATTGCAAGACATGAAGGATGCGCTTGCTTCTGAGATTACATACCTGATTTTGCAGTCAATTATATGGCGAGACAAACTGGTAACCTTTTTCTTGAAGAATGGCTGAGAAGCAATTGTGGCAGTGACAGTTACACCACCTCCATTCCCtcctcttcttttccttctttgtcATCATCTGCCCGATCCATCATTCAAGCATGGGCTGATCTTAGAGACTCACTTCAGCACCAATCATTTAATCATCATCACCTCCAAGCTTTGAAGACCCTTCTTAACTCTCAGACATCCCTTCATGTGGCTGACCCACAAGCCAAGCTTCTTCTTTCCATTGTATCTTCTCAAAGCCTCATTCTTCCTCAAGAATCTTACCCTCTCTTGTTCAGGCTTCTTTACATCTGGGTCAGGAAATCCTTCAGACCGTTGTCAACGCTCATTGTTTCTGTTATTGATGTTCTCTCGCACTTCTTTGCCACAGAGTTCAGCTCAAAGAAGAGCTCTGAGTTATTTTCCGAGGGTATTCTTCTTCTAGGGGCCTTTTCCTGTGTGCCTATTGTTCCTGAGAAAACCAAAATTGTCTGCTTGGAGTTGCTTTGTAAGTTGTTGGAAGAAGAGTACCAGCTGGTGACTTCATCTTTAGGTCACATGCCAGAAGTTCTTGCTGGAATTGGTTATGCTTTATCTTCTTCTGTTACTGTTTACTATGGCAGGATTATGGATTCTTTACTTGGAATGTGGGAAAAGAAAGATGGGCCTCGAGGTAGTGTATCTCAAGGGCTCATGATACTGCACATGGTTGAATGGGTTCTGTCTGGTTTTATTCAATCACGTTCTCTAGATAAAATTAAAGCATTTGACCAAGAAGCTTTGAAGACTTGGAAGGGAAGTTATGCACCCTTTGCACTTGTCATGGTCGGAGGTGGTGTGCTGAGGGCTTCCAGCAGACCTGCACCAAATTCTCAAGGATTAGAGATGATTTCTCAGCTAAGGACACATGCAGAAAATCATATAGAATCATTGGCGCTAGAGTTGTTCTCTACAACTGGAGGACTTTCTAGTTCTGATTATGATTTCTCTACCAGCCTTCTGCTACAGTGTATTGCATTAGCGTTGGCTAGATGTGGCTTCATCTCTTCTAGTGCACCTCTATTTATGTGCCTTGCTTTAGCCTTGTTATCCGAAATTTTTCCCTTACCCCGTCTATACACAAAGGCTCTTGAATTCCCAGAGAGTAGGTCAGCTGGAATGAGGTGCAGTGAGGTTAATGAACATCTGGCCTCTGTTCCTTTTAAGGAAGCTGGGGCAATAACTGGTGTTTTCTGCAATCAATATATTTCAGTAGATGAAGACAGCAGGGAAAAAGTGGAGAATATGCTGTGGGCTTACTGTCAAGATCTCTACTTGGGACATCGACAGGTGGCTTTATTTCTCCGTGGCAGGGAGGATGAGTTGCTTGGGAATATTGAGAAAATTGCTGAATCTGCTTTCCTTATGGTTGTATTTTTTGCATTGGCTGTTACAAAGCATAAGCTAAATTCAGTAGTCTCCCAAGAAACTAAGATGGAGACATCAGTCTCGATTTTAGTGGCATTCTCTTGTGTAGAGTATTTCCGGCGTATGCGTTTGCCTGAATACATGGACACAATTCGAGTAGTTGCTGTGACAGTTCAGGAAAATGATTCAGCCCGTTTATCTTTTATCCAATCCATGCCCTCTTATGTTGATTTAACAAATCCTCCAGGTTTGTGTCCTATACATTTCTATTTGTTTATATTGTTATCACATCATAGTTAATCACGTTGGCTTCTTGAATGAGcagtttttaatttatttatttatgtagttGTTAGTTGTTACCTAATGAGAGATTTAATCGTTATCTTGTAGACTTCCCTTACAAAGCAGAATATTTGTGGTCCAAGGATGAAGTGCAAACTGCTCGCATTTTGTTTTACCTCCGGGTTATTCCAACTTGCATTGAACGTTTGCCTGCCCCACTTTTTAGCAATGTGGTTGCTCCAACTATGTTCTTGTATCCTGTAATTGAACACTAGTTTTTCTGAGAAGcttagttcttattattatgaCGTAAATGATGATTTCCTTAAGATAGATACATCTAGATATATGGAACATCCAAGTGGAAAAGtatcccaagcatcacataggATGTTTGCAGCATTCATATCTTCAGGAAAGGACAACAATGAAGATGAAAGGACTTCAATAAAGGAGAAGCTTGTTTTCCATTACATGCAATTATCTTTAGCGGTATCCACAAACTAAAAGCTTTCATGGTTGAACTTGGAAACTCGATTTCCAAACTTGTGGCATTGACTTTGTTCCTTCATTCGAATGTAGGGATACCCTGGTATTACTCCTTTTGAGGGTATGGCCTCTGGGGTTGTGGCCTTGGTTCGACATCTTCCTGCTGGTAGCCCGGCGACATTTTATTGTGTCCACAGTCTTGTTGAAAATGCTAATAGGCTTTGCCGTGATTCTGCTGAAAAAACCGATATGTGGAAGAATGGGCAGGGAGAGAACGACCCCTGTAAGAAAATTCTAGAGTTTCTTATACGGCTTATTTTTCTGGTTGATATACAGGTATGTAGTAATATGTTTATCGCATTTGCCCTTGTTAAAATCTTGGTGCATTATGATTTATCATTTCTACGTGGAAGTCGCTTTATTTGCTTTTGCATCCCACAATTGATGACCATAAACCTGGTGTTCTTGTGAATcaggaagaaaataaatatatgcatTTAATTAAGGGACTATAAAATATTGCATTTGAGATTTAGGAAGTGCTTAGAATCGGAATTGTTGGGAGAACTTATGAGAGTATGTTTGTTGACTTGATATATTAATCCTCGTATTTTTATTTGCTTATCCAGGTACTGCCTAACTTGATGAAGTTATTGGCACAACTGATAATTCAGTTGCCCAAAGATGGGCAGAACATGGCGCTCAATGAGTTGTATTCTCAAGTTGCTGAATGCGATGATGTAACACGCAAGCCCACATTAGTTTCATGGCTGCAATCGCTATCGTACCTTTGTTCTCAAGTGAGTGGAAGTCCAGGATCCAAAAGAAGTGAGGAGGATTCTGCTTCTCAGCCTAGGGATCCATCAAACTGGGATGGACTAACTGCACGACTCTAAGAGTGTCAAGGGTAGGATTTTACTTACCAGCCTGTTCTCCCCCGAACTTCTATCAGCTTAATAGCTGCTGGCACTGGAGGAATGATCCAAGtatagtgcaattttaaaattatagatgACTAAAAACATCCACATGAGATAGTTCTCTGTTGTTGATCGTGATAAAAATTAGATAGGGTTAGTGCTGCCAATACTTAGAGTCCATACTTTTTTGCTCGTCTAAGAGTTGTTGCAAAAAACGCCAAAGGAAGAAATTGCATTCTCTGTTTCTACGTAGCATTCATTATTTGCCACTTTCTGTTGTTCACTTGCTAGGGTCTAGAGATCTGAATTTTATGCTTGTTATTTTGATGGAAAGTCAAATTCTGTATGATGAAGATTGGCAATGACTACTTTGCTGGCTGTGACTGTTTTTATCTGCATAAGCTGAACATAAAGTTCAAACGTTGTGCAGCTGTCTCTGCTGATAGAAATCTTCTGCATGCTATTGACGTACACCTGGTTCTGTTTCTTAGTGATCTGGGTGACCGGTTGCTTGCTTCAAACTTAATTGTGTTTTGTCAACTGAGTAATTTTCTGTTCCAAGTCACAATTAGGTTCATTCTGCTGAGAAGGCATTGGTCTCTAGTTGCCTCAAATATCCAACTAGCATGCTTTTAAACATGCAGGTTACTCTCCTTTTCTTAAAAGCCATTGCAGGAGTATTTAGTCTGTCAACACGACACAAAAAGATCAAGAAGCAGATTAAGACTCTGGATTCTGGAAAGCACAAGCATGGTACAGGAACAGGAAAATAAGCCAAAAACCATGAATTCTATGCATCATCAACAGCAACAAATGGGGCATATTTTCAAGCCATTCTCATTACACTCTTCACATTTACTAGACAACCCATCATCGTCTGCAATTACCTTGTGACTGCCATTACAGTTGGAGCACAGAATAAACCGGAATCCTGCACATCCTTTGCAGGGACTATCAGTTCGATTAATCGGAATCCCTTCAAATAACAATCTGAGCTTCCCCTGTTCATGCAATCCTAAAACCTCTTCAGCTCCTCCAATGTGCCTTCCTTTTATAAACAACCTCGGAGGAACTGCTTTACCACCCAAAATCTTCCACAACTCTTCCTTAAATTCTGTATGCATCGACACGTCCCTCTCGTAAAATGATACCCTAAAACTATCCAAAAGGAACCGAACTCTGCTACAATCCTCAAATGTTTTCCGAATCCCTCGAAGTGTTGTTGTGTAGAAAATTACTGCTTCACTACCCCCTGGAGGGCACTTCTCTTCAAAGACTGATAATGGGTTTTCTTCCTCGACTCGACACGCCTTTGTGGGGGGCTTGTTCTCCTTATTTAGATCCATTGCTTCTAATTTTACAATtctctctgcttcttcttctctgtttttctcAAGTTTCAATTGCTCTTTTCTCACTTTTCGTGCTGCTTCACTCATCCTAACATGCTCTTTCACGGCTTGCTCAAACGCAGCCAGTAAATTGGGATCAAAGAGGCTGCCAGAGTTCAAATCCGGCCGCCGAAAAGATGAGATGTCAATCTCCGACAAGGGTGTTTGTGGACAAGTATCGGACTCCATTTTTCTCGAAATTACAGTATTCTCTTTAttgcttctttcttcttcaaattccaTTTTCTCATCTTCAAGATCTTTTATTAGCTCTGCTACATCGACAATGTCgagttcttgaacttcaatgGTACTCTGTTTTTCCTCTTTCGGCTTCTCTGGTTCTTCCCTTGTAGAAAAAAGGGTCTGAGGTTTGAAACTAAAACTCCTCGGAAGAAACTCAACGAACCCATCTGCTGGATTGACGTGAAGGATTCGATCTGGCTTCAAGTACCCAATTTGAGGGGGATTGACTGATTTCAGTTTCTTCAATAACTTCCCTTTCAGTCCCTTCATTATGCACCAATCTTGTACTCAGAATCTGATCTGGGTAAGAAGAGATACGACGAATGATTCAAAGACGGTTCGGGATCATTAACCTGCAAATTTTAACTAGAAGATGCAGCACAGCTGTGATACTTTTTGCttgaatgagagagagagagagagaggagagaatgaTGTCAACGGCTAGAAAGGGAgattttaaaattgaaaattgttttagGGAGAGAGACAGGAATCCTATGAAACAGCCTACATAATATCTAAAACCTTGGACCCCTCAACGCTGGTGGTCCAGTAAAGAGAAACGTGGCTCATATAGATAGGCCAATTATTCTCTTATGGTGGAGCCTCCACTCTACTATCCTTACCTGAAAGTAACGGTCATAATGTTcttttctcctcttctttctttttgtgtatatatatatatatatatatatatttaaattttagaaTATCTTTCATATTCACCTATGACTCTAAGAAAGATCTAATGTTACATATATAAGCATctatattttgtatatatagatCCAATTTCAATGTAATATTTTCTTGACATTGGTAAAAAGATTGCTTTTGAATTGAAACACTGGTTGGGAATGATATTCATGGCTCAATAATTAATCAGTTTTTGATTGCTATGCTTATATGACATTAATGGTAGTAATAACACAAAATTTCTTTCCTGAAACTAGCTAGAACTTTTCTGCACTATTGAGTGTTGAATTGATCCAATAACAGTTACATTTCCTTGTGTTTGTCTCTCCCTCTTCCTTCAAAACCCCACAAACACATCTGAGTCTCCCTCTTGTGCTATATGGGTGTGCTGGGATGTCTCTCCATCTCACCAACTGTGCTAGTTTTTGGCCTTTTGGGTTCAATCCTAGAGACCACCTCATTTGGTATGCAATACACAGTAGGGGACTCAGTCTGGTCCATCCCTCCATACCCTGATTATTACACTAAATGGTCCTCCTCCAATGTCTTCCTTGTCGGCGACTCGCTATGTAACTTCTCTAATGCTTTAACACCCACAGCCCAATTCTGTCTTCTATGTGTTTGTGTAAATGTCTATATGGAATTATGGATTGACTGATTTGAAGAGGGGTGTCTTGcagattttgattttgtgtcAGACTTCTATGATGTGGTTCAAGTGTCAAGCCTAGACTATGAGAATTGCACTACTATGAATTCTTATAATGTCTTCAATGCTGGTCCTGCAATAGTTCCTTTGGTGGGGAAAGGTGTGTTTTACTATATTTGCAATATCTCAAACTACTGTGATCTTGGACAAAAGGTTTCAGTTACTGTCAGCGAGCATTACAAGGATCAATCGCCATCACCATCGCCATCTTCACATTCTCTCGTGCCTCCTTTGGTTCCTGTCGTGGCACCAGAACCGTCTCATGGTGGAAGGAATTGGAGTATCATATCACCATCACCAGGTACACCAGGAATTCCTATTGAAGCCCCAAATGGACACAGAAGGAACTTGGGTGTTGTTACTACTAGGGAAGTGTTATTTGGGTTGGAATCCACAttgtttttagttttcataTTGTTTGTGTTAGTataaggagaaattagttaacATCTAAGAGGCTATGTGGTTTTGAAGAGTTGACATTTCAGGATTCATTTACAAGCCAACGCTATCATGTTTATTGCCATTCTTGTGAATAAGAAATTCAAAGAGTTAAAAATGGATTGACTCATTCTTCACTCCAACTGGTTTGCATACTCTCTACCTTCTTTTAGCCTTTACTTCCAGTAATGTTAGTTTATCTGTGATGCGGGTTTAAATTACTGAAACAATTTCTTTGTAGTATGGTTGAGGATAACCATGATTCGATCTCATATTATTTACCCTGTTTTGGGATCAAAAGTTCCTCAAACAAGAAGTGCTGCAAAAGGTACAcacctttttttgataaaattcagGGCCTGACTGATATATTGAAGAACTCTCGTTGCATTCTTAAGCATATGATCTCATTAGATGTTGTTGAAATAGGTGCTGGAAAGCTTCTCCGACATACTGGACATGTCGCATGCAACCTTAGCCAAGGATCAATGCATTTCAAGTGGAAGATATGATCACATTCTGGCATCAATCTGACCATCTCACCTTCTTTATAATCTGCTAAGCATATAGAGCAGGATCGACCTATTGAATCTCCCTTGTCAATCTTGGCTTGGGAGTACAACAGCTTTGGATAGCTGTTGATGGTGGCTTCATCGAGGCCTAATTCGACAATGACAGAATCTTGATCATCAGTTACTGAAGAGCCATGTTGAGAAGGGTCCACTGGCATGTGCTTGCGACTGTAGAAGAAGTAAGACGCAATGATAATGATTCCAATTAGAGTGAACACGCCAAGGGTGACTCCAAATTGAAGAGCAAAGCTACTCCTATTTTCTGATAGATCGGTACCTGAATCTGT includes the following:
- the LOC119990051 gene encoding RING-H2 finger protein ATL70-like, which encodes MDNATDSGTDLSENRSSFALQFGVTLGVFTLIGIIIIASYFFYSRKHMPVDPSQHGSSVTDDQDSVIVELGLDEATINSYPKLLYSQAKIDKGDSIGRSCSICLADYKEGEMVRLMPECDHIFHLKCIDPWLRLHATCPVCRRSFPAPISTTSNEIICLRMQREFFNISVRP
- the LOC119989311 gene encoding uncharacterized protein LOC119989311 — encoded protein: MKGLKGKLLKKLKSVNPPQIGYLKPDRILHVNPADGFVEFLPRSFSFKPQTLFSTREEPEKPKEEKQSTIEVQELDIVDVAELIKDLEDEKMEFEEERSNKENTVISRKMESDTCPQTPLSEIDISSFRRPDLNSGSLFDPNLLAAFEQAVKEHVRMSEAARKVRKEQLKLEKNREEEAERIVKLEAMDLNKENKPPTKACRVEEENPLSVFEEKCPPGGSEAVIFYTTTLRGIRKTFEDCSRVRFLLDSFRVSFYERDVSMHTEFKEELWKILGGKAVPPRLFIKGRHIGGAEEVLGLHEQGKLRLLFEGIPINRTDSPCKGCAGFRFILCSNCNGSHKVIADDDGLSSKCEECNENGLKICPICCC
- the LOC119988025 gene encoding cucumber peeling cupredoxin-like produces the protein MGVLGCLSISPTVLVFGLLGSILETTSFGMQYTVGDSVWSIPPYPDYYTKWSSSNVFLVGDSLYFDFVSDFYDVVQVSSLDYENCTTMNSYNVFNAGPAIVPLVGKGVFYYICNISNYCDLGQKVSVTVSEHYKDQSPSPSPSSHSLVPPLVPVVAPEPSHGGRNWSIISPSPGTPGIPIEAPNGHRRNLGVVTTREVLFGLESTLFLVFILFVLV
- the LOC119989310 gene encoding uncharacterized protein LOC119989310; translation: MARQTGNLFLEEWLRSNCGSDSYTTSIPSSSFPSLSSSARSIIQAWADLRDSLQHQSFNHHHLQALKTLLNSQTSLHVADPQAKLLLSIVSSQSLILPQESYPLLFRLLYIWVRKSFRPLSTLIVSVIDVLSHFFATEFSSKKSSELFSEGILLLGAFSCVPIVPEKTKIVCLELLCKLLEEEYQLVTSSLGHMPEVLAGIGYALSSSVTVYYGRIMDSLLGMWEKKDGPRGSVSQGLMILHMVEWVLSGFIQSRSLDKIKAFDQEALKTWKGSYAPFALVMVGGGVLRASSRPAPNSQGLEMISQLRTHAENHIESLALELFSTTGGLSSSDYDFSTSLLLQCIALALARCGFISSSAPLFMCLALALLSEIFPLPRLYTKALEFPESRSAGMRCSEVNEHLASVPFKEAGAITGVFCNQYISVDEDSREKVENMLWAYCQDLYLGHRQVALFLRGREDELLGNIEKIAESAFLMVVFFALAVTKHKLNSVVSQETKMETSVSILVAFSCVEYFRRMRLPEYMDTIRVVAVTVQENDSARLSFIQSMPSYVDLTNPPDFPYKAEYLWSKDEVQTARILFYLRVIPTCIERLPAPLFSNVVAPTMFLYMEHPSGKVSQASHRMFAAFISSGKDNNEDERTSIKEKLVFHYMQLSLAGYPGITPFEGMASGVVALVRHLPAGSPATFYCVHSLVENANRLCRDSAEKTDMWKNGQGENDPCKKILEFLIRLIFLVDIQVLPNLMKLLAQLIIQLPKDGQNMALNELYSQVAECDDVTRKPTLVSWLQSLSYLCSQVSGSPGSKRSEEDSASQPRDPSNWDGLTARL